Proteins from one Mixophyes fleayi isolate aMixFle1 chromosome 9, aMixFle1.hap1, whole genome shotgun sequence genomic window:
- the AMBP gene encoding protein AMBP: MTMKIYCFLLAAFLATVTGNPAQTEDSIPTQENFDLTRIFGKWYDVAIGSTCRYVKLYKGKFDVGTLELSESQKENEIQIVSTRMRRGKCSQVNGVLEKTEVPGKFNYFKEKYGMTINNYVVFTNYNEYATVLMRKTAKGETTTTVKLYGRTPELRQSLIEDFKQFALEQGIAEDSIFTLSNKGECTPGDIEVTHRRTQRAVDKEEEEGSGGLDNSPFIKNRAGSCHVAPAAGPCLGSKLRYFYNSSSMACETFRYGGCLGNHNNFETERYCLQTCRTEAACRLPMVAGPCKLSQTRWAFDSTQGKCVTFKYSGCRGNGNHFYTEKECKEYCGIPSIDNEEFI, from the exons ATGACCATGAAGATCTACTGCTTTCTCCTGGCTGCCTTCCTGGCTACGGTGACCGGTAACCCTGCACAGACGGAGGACTCCATCCCAACACAGGAGAACTTTGATCTCACAAGG ATCTTCGGGAAGTGGTACGACGTCGCCATCGGATCCACGTGCAGATATGTCAAACTCTACAAGGGCAAATTTGACGTAGGGACTCTGGAGCTCAGCGAGAGTCAGAAGGAGAATGAGATCCAAATAGTCAGCACGAGGATGAG ACGTGGAAAATGCTCACAAGTCAACGGTGTACTTGAGAAAACAGAAGTACCTGGGAAATTTAATTACTTCAAGGAAA AATACGGAATGACAATCAACAATTACGTTGTCTTCACCAATTACAACGAGTACGCAACGGTGCTGATGAGGAAAACTGCGAAAGGTGAAACCACCACTACGGTGAAACTGTACG GACGCACCCCAGAGCTGAGGCAAAGTCTGATTGAGGATTTCAAGCAGTTCGCTTTGGAGCAAGGAATCGCCGAGGACAGCATCTTTACCCTGAGTAACAAAG GTGAATGCACACCAGGGGACATCGAGGTAACACACAGG AGAACCCAAAGAGCAGTCGATAAAGAGGAAGAGGAAGGGTCCGGAGGATTGGATAACTCCCCATTCATCAAAAACAGGGCAG GCTCTTGTCACGTGGCCCCAGCGGCTGGCCCCTGCCTAGGATCCAAACTCCGCTACTTCTACAATTCATCTTCCATGGCCTGTGAGACGTTCCGTTACGGCGGCTGCCTCGGAAACCACAATAACTTTGAGACGGAACGATACTGTCTTCAGACGTGCAGAACGGAGG CCGCCTGTCGCTTGCCCATGGTCGCAGGCCCATGCAAATTATCCCAGACCCGCTGGGCATTTGACTCTACCCAAGGGAAGTGCGTCACCTTCAAATACAGCGGCTGCAGAGGGAACGGCAATCACTTCTACACGGAGAAGGAGTGCAAGGAGTACTGTGGTATACCATCAATTG ACAATGAAGAATTTATTTAA